A portion of the Paenibacillus sp. PvR098 genome contains these proteins:
- a CDS encoding stage II sporulation protein P, with product MKWPAVTVSLSKLRKAKDSIGVYARTYMILMTGCLLFFIALGLLGYVHSQMQNAEPSSSMKGLAASVSSQFFTDMMGMEIPHLPSDGKTHTFSQSNVSSFLFSLVTDLNPHDPKSLIAREVPGLGQNRAVLLSRGGGTVDSPVDYGPKSGVFEREDLGEAGSITANPGAAAAGPVQGPEYPLPTAQPPRTAGKNVAFIYQSHNQESYLPELPGVKDPDKAYDPKKNVTLVGRRLAEKLEKEGIGAVHSDKNYPAIEQSFNYYYSYRYSLKTLQEASTGHPDLKYYFDLHRDSQRRDKTTATINGQTYAQVYFIIGGKNPKWNQNYEFAEQIDKVLEEKYPGISKGIHAKSGEGNGVYNQNFSPNNVLIEIGGVDNTLEECYRTADALAAAISQVILNAEKVDAAPTPTPAEEKKQS from the coding sequence ATGAAATGGCCGGCGGTTACAGTGAGCTTGAGCAAGCTTCGAAAAGCGAAAGATTCCATTGGAGTGTATGCCCGGACCTATATGATTCTAATGACGGGATGCCTGTTGTTTTTTATAGCGCTGGGGCTGCTCGGATATGTGCATTCCCAGATGCAGAATGCGGAGCCGTCTTCTTCTATGAAGGGACTGGCCGCCTCGGTATCGAGCCAGTTTTTTACGGATATGATGGGAATGGAGATTCCCCATCTGCCGTCGGACGGAAAGACGCACACGTTCTCTCAATCGAATGTATCGAGCTTTTTGTTCTCGCTTGTGACCGATCTGAATCCCCACGATCCGAAGTCGTTGATCGCCCGTGAGGTTCCGGGCTTGGGCCAGAATCGAGCTGTTTTGCTGAGCAGAGGCGGGGGAACGGTGGATTCGCCGGTGGATTACGGGCCGAAGTCTGGGGTGTTCGAAAGGGAGGATTTGGGAGAGGCAGGCTCCATTACGGCGAATCCGGGAGCCGCGGCAGCAGGCCCGGTTCAAGGCCCCGAATATCCGCTGCCGACAGCGCAGCCCCCGAGGACTGCAGGCAAAAATGTCGCCTTCATCTATCAATCGCACAATCAGGAGTCTTATTTGCCGGAGCTTCCTGGAGTGAAGGATCCGGACAAGGCGTATGATCCTAAGAAAAATGTGACGCTCGTAGGTCGCAGGCTAGCGGAAAAGCTGGAGAAGGAAGGGATAGGGGCCGTGCACTCCGACAAAAACTATCCGGCGATCGAGCAAAGCTTCAATTACTATTATTCTTATAGATATTCTCTCAAAACGCTGCAAGAAGCCTCGACCGGACATCCTGACTTGAAATACTATTTTGATCTTCATCGGGATTCTCAGCGGCGTGACAAAACGACGGCCACCATTAATGGACAAACGTATGCGCAGGTTTACTTTATCATCGGCGGGAAAAATCCGAAATGGAATCAAAACTACGAGTTCGCCGAACAGATCGATAAGGTGCTCGAAGAAAAATATCCCGGTATCTCCAAAGGCATTCACGCCAAGTCCGGAGAAGGCAACGGAGTGTACAACCAGAACTTTTCCCCGAACAACGTTCTGATTGAAATCGGCGGGGTCGACAATACGCTGGAGGAGTGCTATCGCACCGCGGATGCGCTTGCTGCGGCAATCTCTCAAGTCATCCTGAATGCGGAGAAGGTGGATGCAGCACCGACTCCGACTCCGGCAGAGGAGAAAAAGCAAAGCTAA
- the lepA gene encoding translation elongation factor 4, with protein sequence MDIRARQKKIRNFSIIAHIDHGKSTLADRILEFTGALSSREMQEQVLDQMDLERERGITIKLQAVRLSYRADDGEEYILNLIDTPGHVDFTYEVSRSLAACEGALLVVDAAQGIEAQTLANVYLALDNNLEILPVINKIDLPSADPERVKQEVEDVIGLDASEAVLASAKAGIGIKEILEQVVQKVPAPTGDPDQPLKALIFDSHYDPYKGIIVYVRVIDGSIRSGSKIKFMATEKTFEVIEVGAFKPRMGTVESLEVGDVGFIVAGIKNVGDTRVGDTVTDAKNPTPEPLPGYRKINPMVFCGLYPIETNDYNDLREALEKLQLNDASLSFEPETSTALGFGFRCGFLGLLHMEIIQERIEREFDIPLITTAPSVVFRVTQTDGTVLNIENPSLFPEIGKIDFVEEPFVKASVIVPNDYVGAIMELCQFKRGEYINMEYLDTTRVTLTYDMPLSEIVYDFFDQLKSSTKGYASFDYELSGYKRSNLVKMDIMLNGEQVDAFSFIVHRDRAYNRGRIICEKLREIIPRQMFEVPIQATIGQKVIARETVKAMRKNVLAKCYGGDISRKRKLLEKQKEGKKRMKQVGSVEVPQEAFMAVLKIDD encoded by the coding sequence ATGGATATCCGAGCCAGACAGAAGAAAATCAGAAATTTTAGCATTATCGCCCATATCGACCATGGAAAATCGACGCTGGCTGACCGTATTCTCGAGTTCACCGGCGCGCTGTCGTCGCGTGAAATGCAGGAACAGGTACTTGACCAGATGGATTTGGAACGGGAGCGGGGGATCACAATCAAGCTGCAGGCCGTAAGGCTCAGCTACCGTGCCGATGACGGCGAAGAATATATATTGAACCTGATTGACACCCCGGGGCACGTCGACTTTACGTATGAGGTGTCGCGCAGCCTTGCGGCTTGTGAAGGCGCGCTGCTCGTCGTCGATGCAGCACAGGGTATTGAAGCGCAGACGCTGGCTAACGTATATCTGGCATTGGACAATAATTTGGAGATTTTGCCGGTTATTAACAAGATTGATTTACCAAGTGCGGACCCCGAGAGGGTAAAGCAGGAGGTCGAAGACGTCATTGGACTCGATGCCAGCGAAGCGGTGCTCGCATCGGCGAAGGCCGGTATAGGGATTAAAGAAATTCTCGAGCAGGTGGTCCAAAAGGTGCCGGCTCCGACGGGAGATCCGGATCAGCCGCTGAAGGCGCTCATTTTCGACTCACACTACGATCCGTACAAAGGGATTATCGTTTACGTCCGGGTTATTGACGGGTCCATCCGTTCGGGCTCCAAAATCAAGTTTATGGCGACGGAAAAAACGTTCGAAGTCATCGAGGTAGGGGCGTTCAAACCGCGGATGGGGACAGTCGAATCGCTGGAAGTCGGCGATGTTGGCTTCATCGTTGCAGGGATTAAGAACGTCGGCGACACCCGTGTCGGGGATACGGTCACGGATGCTAAGAACCCGACGCCGGAACCGCTCCCGGGTTACCGCAAAATCAACCCGATGGTATTCTGCGGTCTGTACCCGATTGAAACGAACGACTACAACGATCTGCGCGAAGCGCTCGAGAAGCTGCAGCTCAACGATGCCTCGCTCAGCTTCGAGCCTGAGACGTCGACAGCACTCGGATTCGGTTTCCGCTGCGGCTTCCTGGGGCTTCTCCACATGGAGATCATTCAGGAGCGGATCGAGCGGGAATTTGACATCCCTCTCATTACGACGGCGCCAAGCGTGGTGTTCCGCGTAACACAGACGGACGGCACTGTGCTGAACATTGAGAATCCTTCGCTGTTCCCTGAAATCGGGAAAATCGATTTTGTTGAAGAGCCGTTCGTTAAAGCTTCGGTCATCGTCCCTAATGACTATGTCGGGGCCATCATGGAGCTTTGCCAATTCAAGCGCGGCGAATATATCAATATGGAGTATCTTGATACGACGCGGGTCACGTTGACCTACGACATGCCGCTGTCGGAGATTGTTTACGACTTCTTTGATCAATTAAAATCAAGTACCAAGGGTTATGCGTCCTTTGACTATGAGCTTTCGGGCTATAAGCGTTCCAACCTGGTCAAAATGGACATCATGCTCAACGGAGAGCAGGTTGACGCCTTTTCCTTCATCGTCCACCGCGACCGCGCCTACAACCGCGGACGTATCATTTGCGAGAAGCTCAGGGAAATCATTCCCCGCCAAATGTTCGAGGTGCCTATTCAGGCGACGATCGGACAGAAGGTCATCGCCCGCGAAACGGTCAAAGCCATGCGGAAAAACGTTCTTGCTAAATGCTACGGAGGCGACATTTCCCGTAAACGGAAGCTGCTGGAGAAGCAGAAGGAAGGGAAAAAGCGCATGAAACAGGTCGGCAGTGTAGAGGTGCCGCAGGAAGCATTCATGGCGGTCCTGAAGATCGACGATTAG
- the hemW gene encoding radical SAM family heme chaperone HemW, with protein sequence MLQHKQTPKAVYLHIPFCTNKCHYCDFNSYILKGQPVMDYLDALEREMEQTVKAVPPGEIETIFVGGGTPTVLTPEQMESFLHRVRTYFPNWSPQVEFTMEANPGTTDRDKLQAMKEGGINRISFGVQSFNNELLERIGRIHNTDDVYRSLENARAIGFSNMSIDLMFGLPKQTRSIMEDTLREALELDLPHYSIYSLKVEENTLFHSLYERGELPLPAEDEEVSMFSLIMERLKAAGYGQYEISNFAKPGHESRHNSMYWRNQSYYGLGAGAHGYVHGHRHINIKGVQPYIDATRKGRPLLETSRVSEEEAMEDFMMVGLRLLRGVRKADFTEQFGSRLEDVFGQVLDKLCGQGLLEASPEGYRLSTRGIWLGNEVFGEFLGAVGIKKG encoded by the coding sequence ATGCTGCAGCACAAACAAACGCCCAAAGCGGTGTACCTTCATATCCCATTTTGCACGAACAAATGCCATTACTGCGACTTTAATTCGTATATATTGAAGGGCCAGCCGGTCATGGACTACTTGGATGCTCTGGAGCGGGAGATGGAGCAAACGGTGAAGGCCGTGCCCCCGGGAGAGATCGAAACGATATTTGTTGGCGGAGGAACGCCAACCGTGCTTACTCCGGAGCAGATGGAGAGCTTTTTGCATCGGGTGCGGACTTACTTTCCAAATTGGTCGCCGCAGGTGGAGTTTACGATGGAAGCGAACCCCGGCACGACCGATCGGGATAAGCTCCAAGCGATGAAAGAAGGCGGGATCAACCGGATCAGCTTCGGCGTGCAGTCGTTCAACAACGAACTATTGGAACGCATCGGCCGGATTCACAACACGGATGACGTTTATCGAAGTCTGGAGAACGCGCGGGCGATTGGATTTTCCAATATGTCCATCGATCTGATGTTCGGTTTGCCGAAGCAGACGCGCTCAATAATGGAAGATACGCTTCGAGAGGCTTTGGAACTGGATTTGCCCCATTATTCGATTTACAGCCTGAAGGTGGAAGAAAATACGTTGTTTCACTCCTTGTATGAACGGGGCGAGCTTCCACTGCCTGCAGAAGATGAGGAAGTCTCTATGTTTTCGCTTATTATGGAGCGGTTGAAGGCTGCGGGCTACGGTCAATATGAAATCAGCAATTTCGCCAAGCCAGGACATGAGAGTCGTCATAACTCGATGTATTGGCGCAATCAAAGCTATTACGGCCTTGGGGCTGGAGCCCACGGTTATGTCCATGGACACCGTCACATTAATATCAAAGGGGTACAGCCGTATATCGATGCGACCCGAAAAGGACGTCCGCTGCTGGAAACCAGTAGGGTAAGCGAAGAGGAAGCGATGGAAGATTTCATGATGGTCGGGCTTCGGCTGCTTCGAGGCGTTAGGAAGGCTGATTTTACCGAACAATTCGGTAGTAGGCTTGAGGATGTGTTCGGCCAAGTACTGGATAAGCTTTGTGGACAAGGACTGCTCGAAGCCTCACCGGAAGGCTATAGGCTGTCCACACGCGGAATATGGCTCGGCAATGAAGTGTTCGGCGAATTTTTGGGAGCGGTCGGGATAAAAAAAGGTTGA
- a CDS encoding N-acetyltransferase, whose protein sequence is MTVTCRKATEQDIDTLYVIIQGYAEQGIMLPRSKEMLASQIDTFVVAEIDGDLVGCGSLTRLGQDLVEIRSLGVTSGYKGQGIGKALVDFLVREAKEQGIPKVMALTYEVAFFQKNGFAVVDKEIFPEKVWKDCIHCKKQHCCDEIAVLKRLETT, encoded by the coding sequence ATGACCGTGACCTGCAGAAAAGCGACGGAACAAGATATAGATACGCTATACGTAATTATTCAAGGCTATGCCGAACAAGGAATTATGCTTCCACGCTCTAAGGAGATGCTCGCCTCGCAGATCGATACGTTCGTCGTGGCAGAGATCGACGGGGATTTAGTCGGCTGCGGTTCTCTGACAAGGCTTGGACAAGACCTGGTGGAAATCCGTTCCCTCGGTGTGACGAGCGGTTATAAGGGACAGGGGATCGGCAAAGCGCTTGTCGACTTTCTGGTCCGAGAAGCGAAAGAGCAGGGCATTCCGAAGGTCATGGCGCTGACATACGAAGTGGCATTCTTTCAAAAAAACGGGTTTGCCGTTGTGGATAAGGAGATCTTTCCCGAGAAGGTATGGAAGGACTGCATCCATTGCAAAAAGCAGCACTGTTGCGACGAAATCGCCGTTCTGAAACGGTTAGAGACGACTTGA
- the hrcA gene encoding heat-inducible transcriptional repressor HrcA — MLTERQRHILSAIVDDYIRSAEPVGSRSISKRGNVGFSPATIRNEMSDLEDLGFLEQPHTSAGRIPSHKGYRYYVDHLMTYNNLAHHEVDVLKRFFADRMQEMERAIQHAAMILSQLTNYTSIVLGPEMTGTTLKHLQIVPLTERTAVAIIVTNTGQVENKTVTIPEGIPMGEIEKFVNLLNARLKNVPLLHFKSKLYTEIASEMSSFISGYEELLIMLDTVMSGGEEERVFLGGTTNMLSQPEFKDVDKVKSILDLLAETPKLVQLFAGTADAGGGIQVRIGSENKLEAVNDCSLITASYSIDGQLLGTIGILGPTRMDYAKVMKLLDHLSKDLTGHMERWYK, encoded by the coding sequence GTGCTAACCGAACGTCAACGTCATATTTTGAGCGCCATCGTAGATGATTATATTCGTTCAGCAGAGCCGGTCGGCTCCCGCAGCATATCCAAGCGCGGCAATGTGGGATTCAGCCCTGCCACCATCCGCAATGAAATGTCCGACCTGGAGGATTTGGGCTTCCTGGAGCAGCCGCATACGTCGGCCGGGAGGATTCCTTCTCATAAGGGTTACCGATATTATGTCGATCATTTAATGACTTATAACAATCTCGCGCATCATGAAGTAGATGTGCTAAAGCGATTTTTTGCCGATAGAATGCAGGAGATGGAACGGGCCATTCAGCACGCTGCGATGATTTTGTCTCAGCTGACCAATTATACGTCTATTGTGCTCGGCCCGGAGATGACCGGCACGACACTGAAGCATCTGCAGATTGTCCCTCTGACGGAACGGACGGCCGTTGCCATCATTGTAACGAATACCGGCCAGGTAGAAAATAAGACGGTCACGATTCCGGAAGGCATTCCGATGGGCGAGATCGAGAAGTTCGTCAACCTTCTGAATGCGCGGCTGAAGAACGTGCCGCTGCTTCATTTTAAATCCAAGCTGTACACGGAAATCGCGTCGGAAATGAGCAGCTTTATTTCCGGTTATGAGGAGCTTCTGATCATGCTCGACACCGTGATGAGCGGCGGAGAAGAAGAACGCGTATTTTTAGGCGGTACGACGAACATGCTCAGTCAACCGGAATTCAAAGATGTAGACAAGGTGAAGAGTATTCTCGATCTGCTTGCTGAAACACCGAAACTGGTCCAGTTATTTGCCGGAACGGCGGACGCAGGCGGAGGAATCCAGGTACGGATCGGAAGCGAGAATAAACTCGAAGCCGTCAATGACTGCAGCTTGATTACCGCTTCGTATTCTATAGACGGTCAACTGTTGGGCACGATCGGCATACTAGGTCCAACACGGATGGACTATGCTAAAGTGATGAAGCTGCTGGATCATTTGTCCAAGGATTTGACGGGGCATATGGAGCGCTGGTATAAATGA
- a CDS encoding TCP-1/cpn60 chaperonin family protein has product MNQLNNGSQDGEEAYTTLRNNANAIRAICSAVEGTLGPKGLDTMLVGAHGEVIITNDGVTILEKMDVTHPAARLLIQVARSQQAQVGDGTTTATVLAGALVAEGVAQVVRGVPVSKVVRGVQEGIAFALRSLAHHSRPINGLDDPLLYRIAFIAGREHADLAGLVIEGAKRLGLQKLREEHFRFSDVVLSHGKATGEVWPGLLIQKRPANAQLEFPPDTAQILLLQDAFEPEAIDEEALTTDAGFHKQMQLREQFRELLGKLVELRVGFIASERGIDPEAEQFCTDHGIMVLQRLSRVELRRIAEYTGARPLRRSGLRKPVHELAGYLGYAGHVAYDERLEIVRMGEGKGRAQVSIVVGASTSEIVGERLRIARDAASSVQAGLRGGYLPGGGAAEMAVAHELERYRETVQGMEGFGIAAVVQALRKPLSQIVVNAGYNPLEKVEEAKAAQIASGSDSLGIDCDSGMVKDMLEQGVIDPAEVKLYALQAAGEVASAVLRIHTVIKMRDSRSEE; this is encoded by the coding sequence ATGAACCAGTTGAACAACGGAAGTCAGGATGGCGAGGAAGCCTATACAACGCTGAGAAACAACGCCAATGCTATCCGCGCGATCTGCTCGGCGGTGGAGGGGACGCTTGGGCCCAAAGGGCTTGACACAATGTTGGTAGGCGCTCATGGCGAAGTCATCATTACCAACGACGGCGTCACCATTCTGGAGAAGATGGACGTTACCCATCCCGCGGCAAGGCTGCTGATCCAAGTGGCTCGTTCCCAACAGGCGCAGGTGGGCGACGGTACTACGACCGCCACAGTGCTTGCGGGAGCGCTTGTAGCTGAAGGCGTTGCGCAGGTCGTGCGCGGCGTACCGGTATCCAAGGTCGTGCGCGGGGTGCAGGAGGGCATTGCTTTCGCTTTGCGTTCGCTGGCTCACCATTCGCGCCCCATCAACGGGCTCGACGATCCCTTGCTGTATCGCATTGCCTTCATCGCGGGGCGTGAGCATGCGGATTTGGCTGGACTCGTGATCGAAGGCGCGAAGCGGCTAGGGCTGCAGAAACTGCGGGAGGAGCATTTCCGCTTTTCAGATGTAGTCTTATCCCACGGCAAGGCGACGGGTGAAGTTTGGCCCGGCCTGCTTATTCAGAAACGGCCGGCCAATGCTCAGCTTGAGTTTCCGCCAGATACGGCTCAGATCCTGCTGCTCCAGGATGCGTTCGAGCCGGAAGCCATTGATGAAGAGGCTTTGACGACGGATGCCGGGTTCCACAAGCAAATGCAGCTTCGGGAGCAGTTCCGGGAGCTTCTCGGGAAGCTTGTCGAGCTGCGTGTTGGCTTTATTGCCTCGGAGCGGGGGATCGATCCGGAAGCGGAGCAGTTTTGCACCGATCACGGGATCATGGTGCTGCAGCGCCTGTCTCGGGTGGAGCTTCGCCGCATCGCCGAATATACTGGCGCCCGGCCGCTTCGTCGCAGCGGGCTGCGCAAGCCTGTCCATGAATTGGCGGGGTATCTCGGTTATGCCGGGCACGTGGCTTACGACGAACGGCTCGAGATTGTTCGTATGGGCGAGGGCAAAGGCCGAGCGCAAGTATCGATCGTCGTCGGCGCCAGCACGAGCGAGATAGTCGGCGAAAGGCTTCGCATCGCCCGAGACGCGGCTTCCAGCGTACAGGCCGGGCTGCGCGGCGGGTATTTACCCGGCGGTGGGGCTGCCGAGATGGCGGTTGCGCATGAGCTCGAACGGTATCGTGAGACGGTTCAGGGCATGGAAGGCTTCGGCATCGCAGCCGTTGTGCAGGCGCTGCGCAAGCCGCTTTCGCAAATCGTCGTGAATGCGGGCTATAATCCGCTCGAGAAGGTGGAGGAAGCCAAAGCTGCGCAGATTGCTTCGGGCAGCGACAGTCTCGGTATTGACTGTGACTCTGGAATGGTAAAGGATATGCTGGAGCAGGGAGTGATCGATCCGGCCGAGGTGAAGCTGTATGCTCTTCAAGCGGCAGGAGAGGTAGCGTCCGCTGTATTGCGCATTCACACCGTCATTAAAATGCGGGATTCGCGTTCCGAGGAGTGA
- the grpE gene encoding nucleotide exchange factor GrpE, whose translation MNTEQQQADGRQKAGEQPEQEANATYEAAANNEANAAEAGDGNEQEQAATASESQDAVSQELEELRKQVEENQERFLRTQADFDNYRRRTMKEKEEFAKYASLKLIEQLLPVVDNFERALTASKDNKDYDALAKGIDMIFRQLDGVLTSEGLKPMETVGTPFNPEYHQAIMQVDSEEHEEGIVVEEVQKGYILKDKVLRPAMVKVSS comes from the coding sequence TTGAACACGGAACAACAACAAGCGGACGGACGCCAGAAGGCAGGCGAACAGCCGGAGCAAGAGGCGAACGCTACATATGAAGCCGCAGCTAATAACGAAGCGAATGCTGCCGAGGCCGGAGACGGTAACGAGCAGGAGCAGGCAGCGACTGCTTCCGAATCCCAAGATGCTGTCAGTCAGGAGCTTGAGGAGCTTAGGAAGCAAGTGGAAGAAAATCAAGAGCGTTTCTTAAGAACTCAAGCCGATTTTGATAATTATAGACGGCGCACAATGAAGGAAAAGGAAGAATTCGCGAAGTACGCTTCCTTGAAACTCATAGAGCAGCTGCTCCCGGTAGTGGATAATTTCGAACGGGCGCTCACCGCAAGCAAAGACAACAAAGATTACGACGCTCTGGCTAAGGGCATTGATATGATTTTCCGTCAATTGGACGGAGTGCTGACCAGTGAAGGCTTGAAGCCTATGGAAACGGTGGGCACGCCTTTTAATCCGGAATACCATCAGGCGATCATGCAGGTGGATTCGGAGGAGCACGAGGAAGGCATTGTGGTGGAAGAGGTTCAGAAGGGCTACATCCTCAAGGATAAGGTACTTCGCCCTGCCATGGTCAAAGTGAGTTCATAA
- the dnaK gene encoding molecular chaperone DnaK yields the protein MSKVIGIDLGTTNSCVAVMEGGEAVVIPNAEGNRTTPSVIGFKKDGERVVGETAKRQAITNPDRTIMSIKRHMGTNHKEKIDDKEYSPQEISAMILQKLKADAEAYLGQTVTQAVITVPAYFNDSQRQATKDAGKIAGLEVLRIVNEPTAAALAYGLEKSEDQTILVYDLGGGTFDVSILELGDGFFEVKATSGDNRLGGDDFDQVIIDYLVSEFKKEHSIDLSKDKAAVQRLKDAAEKAKKELSGVLTTTISLPFITVVDGVPQHLEVNLTRAKFEEISAPLVERTMSPTRQALSDSGLSANQIDKVVLVGGSSRIPAVQEAVKRLIGKEPHKGVNPDEVVALGAAVQAGVLTGDVKDVVLLDVTPLSLGIETAGGVFTKMIERNTTIPTTKSQVFTTYGDNQPSVEIHVLQGERAMAADNKSLGRFILGDIPPAPRGIPQIEVTFDIDANGIVNVSALDKGTGKSQKITITSSSGLSDDEVERMMKDAEAHAEEDRKRKELVEVRNQADQLVYSVDKTIKDLGDKVDQAEIDKANDAKEKLKKALEGDNFEEIKAASDELTEIVQQLSVKLYEQASQDAQASGGAEEAPGASKGKDNVVDADYEVVDDKK from the coding sequence ATGAGTAAAGTAATTGGTATTGACCTTGGGACAACAAACTCTTGCGTTGCCGTTATGGAAGGCGGCGAAGCGGTTGTTATCCCTAATGCGGAAGGAAACCGTACAACCCCTTCGGTTATTGGCTTTAAGAAGGATGGAGAGCGTGTCGTAGGCGAAACGGCAAAGCGACAAGCGATCACAAACCCTGACCGCACGATCATGTCCATCAAGCGTCACATGGGTACGAATCATAAAGAGAAAATCGACGATAAAGAATATTCGCCGCAAGAAATTTCCGCTATGATTCTTCAGAAGCTGAAAGCTGATGCGGAAGCATACCTCGGTCAAACTGTAACACAAGCTGTTATTACGGTTCCGGCCTATTTCAACGACAGCCAACGTCAAGCGACGAAGGATGCCGGTAAAATCGCGGGCCTTGAAGTGCTTCGGATTGTGAACGAACCGACTGCGGCTGCTCTGGCTTATGGTCTGGAAAAGTCCGAGGATCAAACAATTCTCGTGTATGACCTTGGCGGCGGTACGTTCGACGTATCCATTCTGGAGCTTGGCGATGGCTTCTTCGAAGTTAAAGCTACCAGTGGGGATAACCGTCTGGGCGGCGACGATTTTGACCAAGTTATTATTGATTACCTCGTTTCCGAGTTCAAAAAAGAGCACAGTATCGACCTGAGTAAAGATAAAGCCGCGGTTCAACGTTTGAAGGATGCGGCCGAAAAAGCGAAGAAAGAGCTCTCCGGCGTATTAACGACAACCATTTCCCTGCCGTTTATTACGGTAGTGGATGGCGTACCGCAGCACTTGGAGGTCAACCTGACCCGTGCCAAATTCGAGGAGATTTCCGCTCCTTTGGTGGAAAGAACGATGAGTCCAACTCGCCAAGCTTTGAGCGATTCCGGACTTTCGGCCAATCAAATCGATAAAGTGGTGCTTGTCGGAGGTTCTTCCCGGATTCCTGCTGTACAGGAAGCTGTTAAACGCTTGATTGGTAAAGAGCCGCACAAAGGCGTGAATCCGGATGAAGTCGTTGCCCTGGGTGCTGCTGTTCAGGCGGGTGTATTGACTGGGGATGTTAAAGACGTTGTCCTGCTCGACGTAACGCCTCTTTCCCTCGGTATTGAAACCGCAGGCGGTGTGTTCACGAAGATGATCGAGCGCAACACGACGATTCCGACGACGAAATCGCAAGTGTTTACAACCTACGGCGACAACCAGCCAAGCGTAGAAATTCACGTGCTTCAGGGTGAGCGTGCGATGGCTGCAGACAATAAATCATTGGGCCGCTTCATCTTGGGAGACATTCCACCGGCGCCACGCGGGATTCCGCAAATCGAAGTTACCTTTGACATCGACGCGAACGGAATCGTCAACGTGTCTGCTCTCGATAAAGGCACAGGCAAAAGCCAAAAAATCACGATTACTTCCTCCAGCGGTTTGTCCGACGATGAAGTAGAGCGCATGATGAAGGACGCTGAGGCTCACGCTGAAGAGGACCGTAAGCGTAAAGAGCTTGTGGAAGTCCGCAACCAAGCGGATCAGCTCGTTTATTCCGTTGACAAGACGATCAAGGATTTGGGCGACAAGGTCGATCAGGCCGAAATAGATAAAGCCAATGATGCAAAAGAAAAATTGAAAAAAGCTCTCGAAGGCGATAACTTCGAGGAGATCAAAGCAGCCAGCGATGAGCTTACGGAAATCGTTCAGCAGCTGTCCGTGAAGCTGTATGAGCAAGCGTCTCAAGATGCTCAGGCTTCCGGTGGTGCAGAGGAAGCGCCGGGCGCTTCCAAAGGTAAAGATAACGTAGTAGATGCCGACTATGAAGTAGTCGACGACAAGAAGTAA